The following coding sequences lie in one Maylandia zebra isolate NMK-2024a linkage group LG14, Mzebra_GT3a, whole genome shotgun sequence genomic window:
- the LOC112432677 gene encoding uncharacterized protein LOC112432677 isoform X2, with the protein MMHFLSPCTGPFMTGTGTTERQPHTSKLHRAHAAPRRINDVPGPRPKPSHPLPPRRLLLGPSRTTHQPLYTLKPCVDQEISRTGTTERQRQTSKLHRAHAAPRRINDVPDPQLKPSHPLPPRRLLLGPSRTTHQPLYTLKPCVDQEISRTGTTERQRQTSKLHRAHAAPRRINDVPDPQLKPSHPLPPRRLLPGPSRTTHQPLYTLKPCVDQEISRTGTTERQRQTSKLHRAHAAPRRINDVPDPQLKPSHPLPPRRLLPGPSRTTHQPLYTLKPCVDQEISRTGTTERQRQTSKLHRAHAAPRRINDVPDPQLKPSHPLPPRRLLPGPSRTTHQPLYTLKPCVDQEISRTGTTERQRQTSKLHRAHAAPRRINDVPDPQLKPSHPLPPRRLLPGPSRTTHQPLGLL; encoded by the exons atgatgcatttcttatcCCCTTGTACAGGGCCTTTTATGAcaggaacaggaaccacagagcgtcagccgCACACAtcgaagctgcacagggcacacgcggCACCACGCAGAATAAATGACGTTCCTGGGCCAAGGCcgaagcccagccacccgctgcctcctcgccgcctcctcctgggaccttcaaggaccacccaccagccactg tacaccctgaagccgtgtgtggaccaggagatcagcagaacaggaaccacagagcgtcagcggcagacatccaagctgcacagggcacacgcagcaccacgCAGAAtaaatgacgtccctgatccacagctcaagcccagccacccgctgcctcctcgccgcctcctcctgggaccttcaaggaccacccaccagccactg tacaccctgaagccgtgtgtggaccaggagatcagcagaacaggaaccacagagcgtcagcggcagacatccaagctgcacagggcacacgcagcaccacgCAGAAtaaatgacgtccctgatccacagctcaagcccagccacccgctgcctcctcgccgcctcctcccgggaccttcaaggaccacccaccagccactg tacaccctgaagccgtgtgtggaccaggagatcagcagaacaggaaccacagagcgtcagcggcagacatccaagctgcacagggcacacgcagcaccacgCAGAAtaaatgacgtccctgatccacagctcaagcccagccacccgctgcctcctcgccgcctcctcccgggaccttcaaggaccacccaccagccactg tacaccctgaagccgtgtgtggaccaggagatcagcagaacaggaaccacagagcgtcagcggcagacatccaagctgcacagggcacacgcagcaccacgCAGAAtaaatgacgtccctgatccacagctcaagcccagccacccgctgcctcctcgccgcctcctcccgggaccttcaaggaccacccaccagccactg tacaccctgaagccgtgtgtggaccaggagatcagcagaacaggaaccacagagcgtcagcggcagacatccaagctgcacagggcacacgcagcaccacgCAGAAtaaatgacgtccctgatccacagctcaagcccagccacccgctgcctcctcgccgcctcctcccgggaccttcaaggaccacccaccagccactg GGCCTTTTATGA